GTATTGCAACTATTGCGACGGACGCCGGTGGAACGGGAGATGCGGTGATTAACGGGCAGACGGGCATTTTAATCGCGCAGCGCGACGAAAACGCATTGCACGATGCCATAATGAAACTCTATGACGACTCAGCCCTTCGCGAGATGCTCGCGCAACAGGGGTATGACTATCTGAGTACACATTTTACCCGCGAATGTATGCTGGACGCGATGGAGAAGGTCTTCTCCGATGCGGCTCAGCGCAGCAGATCGCGATAAAGTGCCTGCAGCTCTTTCGCCATTCTGTCCAGGGTGAAGGGCTCTGCAGTTGCACGCGCAGCAGCGGAGTAATCGACACCCTGTTCACGGCCTTTCAGCCATTGAGATATGGCCTGCTGGTAGCCTTCGCTGTCCAGCGCATCACGCACCCAGCCGTTTTTACCCTCGTTTATCCACTCCGCCGCACCGCAGCCGTGGCTGGTAAGCAGCGGCAGACCGCAGGCCAGCGCTTCCACGCAGACGTTCGGGAAGGGATCGTAAAGTGTCGGCAGGATCAGAGCATCAGCCGTCCCATAGACTTCGCGCACGTTGGCAACGGGTCCCAGGAACTTCACGCGTGAGGAAACCCCCAGAGCCTGTGCCAGTTTTTCAAACTTCCGCGCATGTTTATCGCGTCCGGCAATTAGCAGCCAGACGTCAGAATGCGGCACAATGGCGCGTAGCGCGGTGGCAACACCTTTACGACTGAAACCTGACCCAACATACGCCAGTACCGGTGCGTTACGGGGAATGCCCAGTGCATCACGCTGCGAAAGGGCGCGGACCTCAGGGCTAAACTGAACGGTGTCTACGCCGTTGTAGATCACCGTCAGCTTGTCTTCCGACAGCCCGAAGCGACGGGCAATATCATCGCGCACCATCTTCGAATTACAGATCACCTTGCGAAGCTGCGGATGGGTAAACATCTGCGTCTCAGCCTGCAGAATGTAGCGGTGATAGCGGCTCAGAGATTGCGCCCAGCGCGCCAGTGGCGAGAGGATGCGGCCATATTGCTCAAGCCAGGCGGCATGAACCCCGTCCCCGGCCCGGAAAATGGTCGCTCCCGGTATGCGCTCGTGACTTTGCACAATATCAAACTGCGCAAAATGCGAAGCGGCTTCGGTGGCAAAGCCGGATTCACGGGCGATACGGTTACGGAACGGCGGATTGACTGTCAGCGTTTTCCAGCCGGTGGCGTCTTCCCACTGGCGGGCAATCAGCGTCACGTCCAGGGACGTGTCCTGCGACAGCACGTTAAGCGCGCGCGAGACGAAACGCTCTGCACCACCGTTGGGGTTGTAGGTTTGTCGGACTATCGCCAGCTTCATGCAGGATTTTCCAGGAGCATCGTGTCGATGGCGCTCAGCACCTGCTGTGGGGTGATGGCTGTGATGCAGTCTGAGACACCGCTGTCTCCGCAGCCCGCTTTACCGCACGGCTGGCAGGTAAACCCGGCAACGATTACGCGATAGTTCACCCCCCACGGTGCCCACTTGATGGCGCCGGTAGGGCCAAAGATGGCGACGGTCGGGGTACCGACGGCGCTTGCAAGGTGCATCGGCATGGAGTCCACACCGAAATAGACCCGCGCGTGCTTCATGAGCGCGCCCAGTTCTTTCAGGTTCAACTGACCGCTCAAATCAAAGACCGGCTGGGTGAGCGCAGCGCGCAGCTCGTCCATGTAGGCCTTCTCTTCTTTTGACGGTGCGGCGGAAAGGATAATTGGCAAGCCGCGCGCCGCCAGGTTATCAATGGTCGCTGCCAGCTTTTTGATATCCCAGGCCTTAAACATCCAGCGCGAGGTCGGGTGAACCAGAATGTAGGATTTACTCGTGAGCCCAAACCCGGTCAGTTTTTCGGCCACAGAGGCTTCTGCCGCGTCACCAGGCACAAAAAGCGTATGCTTGTCTTCGTCGGACTGCGGATGAATACCAATCCGGCGCAGGGCGTCAAGATTGACCTCCACCATATGGCGGCTGTTGTCCTGAATCGCCGGGTAGAGCGTGGTGAACGACTTCACCCAGCGACGACGTGCCAGGCCCCCGCGTTTATCCGGCTTAAAGCCGACGGAGACGCGCGGCTTCAGGCGACGCGCCAGGCGCGCGCCGTGCCAGTGTTCGGTCAGATTAATCAGCACGTCATACTGACGGCCTTTCAGGGTATTCAGCAGGGCGCGGTAAAGGCGGAATTGTTCGAACCACCCCTTTTTGCGCCAGTTGCGCCCAATAGTATGGACCTGGTCGATATGCGGGTGGCTGGTCAGCATCGCCTGCGTGTCGTCATAGACCAGCGCGTCGACCTCCACGTTGGGCCAGTTCTTTTTCAGCACGGTAAAAACCGGCGAGGTAAGCAGAACGTCACCGTGGTGACGCAGCTTAATAATCAGCACGCGCTTTGGCGGGCGCTCCGCTGAGAAAAAATCAGACATAGGCTCTCTCTGCTGCCAGCAAAGGCTCTAATTGCGCAAATACCGCAGCGGCGCTGAGATCGCTCAGCTGCGATGAGTGTTCCGGGCGGCAGATATACTGATTTTTTCCATAGCCGCCGATCAGACCCGGGTCCGTTGGGCCGTAAAGCGTGATGTTAGGACGGTCCAGCGCCGCCGTCAGGTGGCTGAGGCCCGTATCCACGGAGACCACAGCCGTAGCGCCTGCCAGCGCCTGAGCGACGCCGTCAAGTTTCATGCGTGGCAGAACGTCCACGTAATCAAACCCTTCTGCCAGACGTTTGGCCCGAGCCTCTTCGTGCGGTGCGCCCCACGGGAGTTTAATACGCAGCCCCGCGCTTGCCAGCAGGCCGATCAGTTCGCGCCAGTACGCTTCCGGCCAGTGCTTGTCATCGCGGGTTGTCGCGTGAAGGAAAATCAAATAAGGGTCGCTTTTCTGCGATGAGGCGTGCAGGAAATGCCGGGAAATTGCATAGTC
This region of Enterobacter pseudoroggenkampii genomic DNA includes:
- the rfaC gene encoding lipopolysaccharide heptosyltransferase RfaC, with translation MRVLIVKTSSMGDVLHTLPSLTDAMRAIPGIRFDWVVEEGFAQIPTWHEAVDRVIPVAIRRWRKAWFSAPIKAERKAFREAVQAQRYDAIIDAQGLVKSAALVTRLTHGVKHGMDWHSAREPLASLFYNRRHHIAKQQHAVERTRELFAKSLGYAKPETQGDYAISRHFLHASSQKSDPYLIFLHATTRDDKHWPEAYWRELIGLLASAGLRIKLPWGAPHEEARAKRLAEGFDYVDVLPRMKLDGVAQALAGATAVVSVDTGLSHLTAALDRPNITLYGPTDPGLIGGYGKNQYICRPEHSSQLSDLSAAAVFAQLEPLLAAERAYV
- the rfaQ gene encoding putative lipopolysaccharide heptosyltransferase III codes for the protein MSDFFSAERPPKRVLIIKLRHHGDVLLTSPVFTVLKKNWPNVEVDALVYDDTQAMLTSHPHIDQVHTIGRNWRKKGWFEQFRLYRALLNTLKGRQYDVLINLTEHWHGARLARRLKPRVSVGFKPDKRGGLARRRWVKSFTTLYPAIQDNSRHMVEVNLDALRRIGIHPQSDEDKHTLFVPGDAAEASVAEKLTGFGLTSKSYILVHPTSRWMFKAWDIKKLAATIDNLAARGLPIILSAAPSKEEKAYMDELRAALTQPVFDLSGQLNLKELGALMKHARVYFGVDSMPMHLASAVGTPTVAIFGPTGAIKWAPWGVNYRVIVAGFTCQPCGKAGCGDSGVSDCITAITPQQVLSAIDTMLLENPA
- a CDS encoding glycosyltransferase family 4 protein: MKLAIVRQTYNPNGGAERFVSRALNVLSQDTSLDVTLIARQWEDATGWKTLTVNPPFRNRIARESGFATEAASHFAQFDIVQSHERIPGATIFRAGDGVHAAWLEQYGRILSPLARWAQSLSRYHRYILQAETQMFTHPQLRKVICNSKMVRDDIARRFGLSEDKLTVIYNGVDTVQFSPEVRALSQRDALGIPRNAPVLAYVGSGFSRKGVATALRAIVPHSDVWLLIAGRDKHARKFEKLAQALGVSSRVKFLGPVANVREVYGTADALILPTLYDPFPNVCVEALACGLPLLTSHGCGAAEWINEGKNGWVRDALDSEGYQQAISQWLKGREQGVDYSAAARATAEPFTLDRMAKELQALYRDLLR